One window of the Carnobacterium maltaromaticum DSM 20342 genome contains the following:
- a CDS encoding RicAFT regulatory complex protein RicA family protein — MRGTNESLLDEATKAHLQRLTDLLKENELIQDYQMIEEKAQNHAHLNQLIADIKIKQKEAVAFNHYGKPEAEKIAIKEAEAFTKEFNEHMVVTSYQDALVEANDILQHLVATVQDELKEQINQTLEDNR; from the coding sequence ATGAGAGGGACAAATGAATCTTTATTAGATGAGGCAACTAAAGCTCATTTACAGCGTTTAACAGACTTGCTAAAAGAGAATGAACTGATTCAAGATTATCAAATGATTGAAGAAAAAGCTCAAAATCATGCACATTTAAATCAATTAATTGCAGATATTAAAATTAAGCAAAAAGAGGCTGTTGCTTTTAATCATTATGGAAAGCCAGAAGCTGAAAAAATTGCGATTAAAGAAGCGGAAGCTTTTACTAAAGAATTTAATGAACATATGGTTGTAACAAGCTACCAAGATGCTTTAGTGGAAGCCAACGATATCTTACAACATTTAGTAGCGACTGTTCAAGATGAATTAAAAGAGCAGATTAATCAAACCTTGGAAGACAATCGATAG
- a CDS encoding competence/damage-inducible protein A yields MKAEIIAVGTELLLGQIVNSNAAFLSQELAVLGINVYHHVVVGDNPERLDQVLTEAEKRSDLIILSGGLGPTKDDMTKQTIAAHLNRSLITDAATLKTIVEYHEKTKRPMPENNKLQAVVIEGSTVLKNPTGLAAGMFIKENGKMYVLLPGPPSELKPMFLQEARPLLLANSDKPELLVSRVLRFFGIGESKLVTILDDLIENQKNPTIAPYAGVHEVTLRLTANGGSEKACNELLDRLEATIQERVGTYFYGYGDETTLVEVVVDLLKEKKLKITAAESLTGGAFQSLLASVSGVSAIFDGGVVTYSNESKTKVLGVSSDTIKQYGVVSEACSIEMAEGVKQLYGTDIAISFTGVAGPETLENQPAGTVWIGLAVTGQKTIAKCFHFGRNRNGNREQAALSGLEMVRRILKNIPLDEE; encoded by the coding sequence ATGAAAGCAGAAATTATCGCAGTTGGAACGGAATTATTATTAGGACAAATCGTTAATAGCAATGCGGCTTTTCTTTCACAAGAGTTGGCTGTATTAGGAATTAATGTGTATCATCATGTTGTGGTTGGAGATAATCCTGAGCGGCTAGATCAAGTATTAACAGAAGCTGAAAAACGTAGTGATTTAATTATTCTTTCAGGAGGCTTAGGGCCCACTAAAGATGATATGACGAAACAAACAATCGCAGCGCACTTAAATCGATCACTTATAACAGATGCAGCAACACTAAAAACAATTGTTGAATATCATGAAAAAACGAAACGACCGATGCCTGAAAATAATAAATTGCAAGCTGTTGTAATAGAAGGTTCAACAGTTTTAAAAAATCCAACAGGTTTAGCAGCAGGAATGTTTATAAAAGAGAATGGAAAAATGTATGTATTGCTACCAGGACCACCTAGCGAATTAAAGCCAATGTTTTTACAAGAAGCAAGACCTTTACTATTAGCAAATAGTGATAAACCTGAACTGCTTGTTTCAAGAGTATTGCGCTTTTTTGGTATAGGTGAATCGAAATTAGTTACGATTTTAGATGACTTAATTGAAAATCAAAAAAACCCAACGATTGCTCCCTATGCTGGAGTTCATGAAGTAACTTTGCGTTTAACAGCAAATGGAGGCTCTGAGAAAGCCTGTAATGAACTTCTAGATAGATTGGAAGCAACGATTCAAGAAAGGGTAGGAACGTATTTTTATGGCTATGGAGACGAAACAACATTAGTTGAAGTGGTTGTTGATTTATTAAAAGAAAAAAAATTGAAGATAACAGCTGCAGAAAGTTTAACAGGAGGAGCTTTTCAAAGTTTACTAGCTAGCGTTTCAGGAGTTTCTGCTATCTTTGATGGAGGCGTAGTCACTTATAGCAATGAGAGTAAAACAAAGGTATTAGGCGTATCTTCCGACACAATTAAGCAGTATGGAGTTGTTAGCGAGGCATGCAGTATTGAAATGGCAGAAGGTGTTAAACAGTTATACGGAACAGATATAGCTATTTCTTTTACAGGAGTGGCAGGTCCAGAGACATTAGAAAATCAGCCAGCAGGAACAGTTTGGATTGGATTAGCGGTAACAGGTCAAAAAACAATTGCGAAATGTTTTCATTTTGGTAGGAATCGAAATGGCAATCGCGAACAAGCCGCATTAAGTGGATTAGAAATGGTTCGTCGCATATTAAAAAATATTCCGCTAGATGAAGAGTGA
- the recA gene encoding recombinase RecA has product MADDRKQALDAALKKIEKNFGKGSVMKLGEKIDTQVLTIPSGSLALDVALGVGGYPKGRIIEVYGPESSGKTTVSLHAVAEVQKQGGIAAFIDAEHALDPKYAAALGVNIDELLLSQPDTGEQALEIADALVSSGAIDIVVVDSVAALVPRAEIEGEMGDSHVGLQARLMSQALRKLSGSINKTKTIALFINQIREKVGVMFGNPEVTPGGRALKFYATVRLEVRRAEQIKNGTDVVGNRTKIKVVKNKVAPPFKVAEVDIMYGEGISQVGELLDMGSEKDIVNKSGAWYSYEGERIGQGRENAKKYFMENPELRVEIEQKVRAAYGIGEEVVEEEKTEPVKNEKKAVEKKVSEAESIAVDKIAKENENQTEIVLDLPEIDPEK; this is encoded by the coding sequence ATGGCAGATGATCGCAAACAAGCCCTAGATGCAGCATTGAAAAAAATTGAAAAGAATTTTGGTAAAGGTTCAGTAATGAAGCTTGGCGAAAAAATTGATACTCAAGTTTTAACAATACCTAGTGGGTCTTTAGCCTTGGATGTAGCGTTAGGAGTAGGCGGGTATCCTAAGGGACGGATTATTGAAGTGTACGGTCCTGAAAGTTCAGGTAAAACAACTGTTTCTTTACATGCTGTAGCAGAAGTTCAAAAACAAGGTGGAATTGCTGCCTTTATTGATGCTGAGCATGCGTTAGATCCTAAATATGCTGCAGCATTAGGAGTAAATATTGATGAGTTATTACTATCTCAACCAGATACAGGTGAGCAGGCCTTGGAAATCGCCGATGCGTTGGTTTCTAGTGGTGCTATCGATATTGTGGTGGTTGATTCGGTAGCTGCTTTAGTGCCTAGAGCAGAGATTGAAGGGGAGATGGGCGATAGCCATGTAGGTTTACAAGCTCGTTTAATGTCTCAAGCTTTACGTAAACTGTCAGGTTCTATCAATAAAACCAAAACGATTGCTTTGTTTATTAACCAAATTCGTGAAAAAGTTGGAGTCATGTTTGGAAATCCAGAAGTAACACCGGGTGGTAGAGCGTTGAAATTTTATGCAACTGTTCGTTTGGAAGTTCGTCGAGCGGAACAAATTAAAAATGGCACAGATGTAGTTGGAAATCGCACTAAAATTAAAGTCGTAAAAAATAAAGTTGCGCCACCATTTAAAGTTGCTGAAGTAGATATTATGTACGGGGAAGGTATTTCTCAAGTAGGAGAATTACTGGATATGGGATCAGAAAAAGATATAGTAAATAAAAGTGGTGCTTGGTATTCATATGAAGGTGAACGTATTGGTCAAGGTCGTGAAAATGCGAAGAAATATTTTATGGAAAACCCAGAATTAAGAGTAGAAATTGAACAAAAGGTTCGAGCAGCTTATGGGATTGGTGAAGAAGTTGTTGAAGAAGAAAAAACAGAACCTGTAAAAAATGAAAAAAAAGCGGTTGAAAAAAAAGTTTCTGAGGCTGAATCGATAGCTGTAGATAAAATAGCTAAAGAAAATGAGAATCAAACAGAAATTGTGTTAGATTTACCTGAAATTGACCCAGAAAAATAA
- a CDS encoding metallophosphoesterase has protein sequence MKKKKTLLLALGIFFLFLSGCSQKNEATQKGTNQISESNIKNQVVEPGFKLWVITDIHYISPSLYDDGEKFKFIIQTSAGKDIIYQEETLEALVYKAQHEKPNVLVVSGDLTLNGEKQSAIELAVYFAEIEKTGTNVYVIPGNHDISDGWAKKYRAEKAEATDQILPKDFSRIFQDFGYNEAISVDSNSLSYLVAPRENLWIAMIDTNKYSWQGSTRGPIMSGSLRDETYQWLQECFTLAAEKGAKVIPVIHHNLLDHNQLVNQGFTLDNAEEIQKLLSQEKVSFTLSGHIHAQDIASKQLNGEPIYDIVTGSFAMLSNPIGELTFENGQMEYQRISTDVDIWAQATKNKNPDLLNHNEYLRTLMQKDGEAFAISQIYEEQWPDKSQAESIGKFVGEANIRFFGGQSFVEKAEVEKVTRELEQNPAYQALQKQPKSSLTSYIESIYIDQDTNNIQLKIPFQFLK, from the coding sequence ATGAAAAAAAAGAAAACTTTGTTGTTGGCTTTAGGAATCTTTTTTCTATTTTTAAGTGGGTGTAGCCAAAAAAATGAAGCAACACAAAAAGGAACTAACCAAATAAGTGAAAGCAACATAAAAAATCAAGTTGTAGAGCCAGGTTTTAAACTCTGGGTCATTACAGATATTCACTATATCTCACCTAGTTTATATGATGATGGTGAGAAGTTTAAATTTATTATTCAAACATCGGCAGGCAAAGATATCATCTACCAAGAAGAAACATTAGAAGCCCTCGTGTATAAAGCACAGCATGAAAAACCCAATGTTTTAGTTGTAAGTGGCGATTTAACGTTGAATGGTGAGAAACAAAGTGCGATAGAATTAGCTGTATATTTTGCTGAAATCGAAAAAACTGGAACAAACGTTTACGTGATTCCAGGAAATCATGATATTAGTGACGGCTGGGCAAAAAAATATCGGGCTGAGAAAGCGGAGGCGACAGATCAAATTTTACCAAAAGATTTCAGCCGAATTTTTCAAGACTTTGGCTATAATGAAGCGATTAGTGTTGATTCAAATTCTCTCAGCTATTTGGTTGCCCCACGAGAAAATTTATGGATTGCCATGATCGATACAAACAAATATAGTTGGCAAGGATCGACTCGAGGTCCAATTATGAGCGGCAGTCTTAGAGATGAGACTTATCAATGGTTACAGGAATGCTTTACATTAGCTGCTGAAAAAGGTGCCAAAGTGATTCCAGTTATTCATCATAATTTATTGGATCATAACCAGTTGGTCAATCAAGGATTTACATTAGATAATGCTGAAGAAATACAAAAGCTACTTAGTCAAGAAAAGGTATCATTTACTTTATCTGGTCATATTCATGCTCAAGACATTGCTAGCAAGCAGTTAAATGGAGAACCCATTTATGATATTGTCACAGGTTCTTTTGCCATGTTGTCAAATCCAATTGGAGAATTGACTTTTGAAAATGGTCAAATGGAGTATCAACGTATTTCTACAGATGTAGACATCTGGGCCCAAGCAACAAAAAATAAAAATCCCGATTTACTTAATCACAATGAGTATTTAAGGACACTGATGCAAAAAGATGGAGAAGCCTTTGCAATAAGTCAAATCTATGAAGAACAATGGCCAGATAAAAGTCAGGCTGAAAGTATTGGGAAATTTGTTGGTGAAGCTAATATTCGCTTCTTTGGTGGCCAATCTTTTGTTGAAAAAGCAGAAGTGGAAAAAGTCACACGTGAATTGGAACAAAATCCTGCGTACCAAGCATTACAAAAGCAACCGAAAAGTTCTTTAACTAGTTATATTGAGAGCATTTATATTGATCAAGATACCAATAATATCCAATTGAAAATTCCTTTTCAATTTTTAAAATAA
- the mutS gene encoding DNA mismatch repair protein MutS, with amino-acid sequence MPQKTKHTPMMEQYLAIKANYEDAFLFYRLGDFYEMFYDDAIKATQLLEITLTARNRNADEPIPMCGVPYHAARGYIDILIEKGYKVAICEQVEDPKTAKGMVKREVVQLITPGTAIETKNMDAKKNNYLSALLVQEGNKFDLAYVDLSTGELKATQLDSVEDVINELSSIQTKEIVFNGESNEEFQQELKNKLDVMISNQKEIIENAEFSYLTSDLEETSTLSVLKLLLSYLSVTQKRSLAHIQKAETYVPTHFLKMDHYSKYNLELTTSIRNGQKKGTLLWLLDETKTAMGGRLLKQWIDRPLIQEQKIKGRQAIVESLMNHFFERTDLNEALTRVYDLERLAGRVAFGNVNGRDLLQLKTSLLQIPQLIEIIAIINDTEWDTLLGALDPVTEVVDLIELAIHEDAPLSLKDGGVIKDGYHEKLDQYRDAMRNGKKWMAQLEAEERAKTGIKGLKVGYNRIFGYYIEITKANLANLPEGTYERKQTLANAERFITPALKEKETLILEAEEKSMALEYELFAEVRETVKSYIERLQRLAKNVATIDVLQSFATVSEKYHFIKPTMTTGKHEINLLEGRHPVVEKVLGQQTYVPNSVEMTTETDILLITGPNMSGKSTYMRQLALTVIMAQMGCFVPAEKADLPIFDQIFTRIGAADDLISGQSTFMVEMMEANQALRHATDRSLILFDEIGRGTATYDGMALAEAIIEYIHQHVHAKTLFSTHYHELTVLEDSLKGLENIHVGAVEENGEVVFLHKMMPGPADKSYGIHVAKLAGLPEELLERAATILEKLEQQDTVVLDYQPTYATAAPKITEEKTKQTNIVEESDGQLSLFGERNPNEADVIDAINQLNLLAMTPLDAINTLSQLQQKLK; translated from the coding sequence ATGCCTCAAAAAACTAAACATACCCCAATGATGGAACAATATTTAGCCATTAAGGCCAATTACGAAGATGCTTTTTTGTTTTATCGATTAGGAGATTTCTATGAAATGTTCTACGATGATGCCATTAAAGCCACTCAATTACTAGAAATCACATTAACGGCACGCAATCGTAATGCAGATGAACCCATTCCGATGTGCGGGGTTCCTTACCATGCAGCTAGAGGGTATATTGATATATTAATTGAAAAAGGATATAAAGTCGCTATATGCGAGCAAGTAGAAGACCCTAAAACAGCTAAAGGAATGGTAAAACGAGAAGTCGTTCAACTTATCACGCCTGGAACAGCTATTGAAACGAAAAACATGGATGCAAAAAAGAATAATTATTTATCTGCACTCTTAGTTCAAGAGGGGAATAAATTTGACTTAGCTTATGTTGATTTAAGCACAGGTGAGTTAAAGGCGACTCAATTGGATTCGGTCGAAGATGTCATTAATGAACTTTCAAGTATTCAAACAAAAGAAATTGTATTTAACGGTGAAAGTAATGAGGAATTTCAGCAAGAATTGAAAAATAAGTTAGATGTGATGATTTCCAATCAAAAGGAAATTATTGAAAATGCTGAATTTTCTTATTTAACAAGTGATCTTGAAGAAACGTCAACACTATCCGTTTTAAAATTATTACTTTCTTATTTAAGTGTCACGCAAAAAAGAAGTTTAGCTCATATTCAAAAAGCTGAGACATACGTCCCAACTCATTTCTTGAAAATGGATCATTATTCAAAATATAATCTTGAATTAACAACTTCTATTCGAAATGGACAAAAAAAAGGCACCTTACTTTGGTTGCTTGATGAAACAAAAACAGCAATGGGTGGTCGTTTACTTAAACAGTGGATTGATCGACCATTAATTCAAGAGCAAAAAATAAAAGGCCGCCAAGCGATTGTTGAGAGCCTAATGAATCACTTTTTTGAACGAACAGATTTAAATGAAGCCTTGACACGTGTTTATGATTTAGAACGATTAGCTGGAAGAGTAGCTTTCGGCAATGTAAATGGTAGAGATTTATTGCAATTGAAAACATCTTTACTGCAAATTCCACAACTGATTGAAATCATTGCAATTATTAATGATACTGAATGGGACACTTTGTTAGGCGCTCTAGATCCTGTTACTGAGGTTGTTGATTTAATCGAATTGGCCATTCATGAAGATGCGCCACTTTCTCTAAAGGATGGTGGGGTCATTAAAGATGGCTATCATGAGAAGTTAGACCAATACCGGGATGCAATGAGAAACGGAAAAAAATGGATGGCTCAACTAGAAGCTGAAGAACGAGCGAAAACAGGTATTAAAGGTTTAAAAGTTGGCTACAATCGAATTTTTGGCTATTATATTGAAATCACCAAAGCTAATTTAGCTAACTTGCCTGAGGGAACCTATGAGAGAAAGCAAACATTGGCTAACGCTGAGCGTTTCATAACACCAGCTTTGAAAGAAAAAGAAACGTTAATTCTTGAAGCAGAAGAAAAATCAATGGCTTTAGAATATGAGTTGTTTGCTGAAGTTCGTGAAACAGTCAAAAGCTATATTGAACGTTTGCAACGCTTGGCAAAAAATGTTGCAACAATTGATGTATTGCAAAGTTTTGCTACGGTTAGTGAAAAATATCATTTTATTAAACCGACAATGACAACAGGAAAACACGAAATTAACCTATTAGAAGGTCGTCATCCCGTAGTTGAAAAAGTTTTGGGGCAACAAACGTATGTACCAAATAGTGTGGAAATGACAACTGAAACTGATATTCTTTTAATTACAGGACCAAACATGTCTGGTAAAAGTACCTATATGAGACAATTAGCCTTAACGGTGATTATGGCCCAAATGGGGTGCTTTGTACCAGCTGAAAAAGCTGACCTGCCTATTTTTGATCAGATTTTTACTCGAATTGGTGCAGCTGATGATTTAATTTCAGGTCAAAGTACATTTATGGTTGAAATGATGGAAGCCAATCAAGCTTTGCGTCATGCAACTGATCGTAGTTTAATTCTATTTGATGAAATTGGACGAGGAACTGCAACTTATGATGGGATGGCATTAGCAGAAGCAATCATTGAATATATTCATCAACATGTTCATGCAAAAACGCTATTTTCGACCCATTATCATGAACTAACAGTTTTAGAGGATAGTCTTAAAGGGCTGGAAAATATTCATGTCGGAGCTGTTGAAGAAAATGGAGAGGTTGTTTTCCTTCATAAAATGATGCCTGGACCTGCAGATAAAAGTTATGGAATCCATGTTGCTAAATTAGCAGGTTTACCTGAAGAGTTATTAGAACGAGCAGCAACAATTTTAGAAAAGCTAGAGCAACAAGATACGGTTGTATTAGATTACCAACCAACATATGCAACAGCAGCTCCAAAAATAACAGAAGAAAAAACGAAGCAAACAAATATTGTTGAAGAATCAGATGGACAATTGTCTTTATTTGGTGAACGAAATCCCAATGAAGCTGATGTAATTGATGCGATTAATCAATTAAACTTATTAGCGATGACCCCATTAGATGCCATCAATACACTAAGTCAATTGCAACAAAAACTAAAATAA
- the rny gene encoding ribonuclease Y produces the protein MNTIIISVAFAIVALVVGLIVGYIVRKSTHEKELAGARNTATGILEEAKREAETLKKEALLEAKDENHRYRTEIESELKERRSDILKQENRLVQREENLDRKDDGLEKRERTLEAKEEKLSSRQQLIDDQEQKVTALVEEQQLELERVAALSRDEAKDMIMKETEEDLSHELAVMVKESEQKAKEEADRKAKNLISLAIQRCAADQVSETTVSVVTLPSDEMKGRIIGREGRNIRTLETLTGIDLIIDDTPEAVILSGFDPIRREIARMTLEKLIQDGRIHPARIEEMVEKSRKEMDERIREIGEQATFDVGVHSLHPDLIKILGRLRFRTSYGQNVLNHSIEVAKLAGILAAELGEDVTLAKRAGLLHDIGKALDHEIEGSHVEIGEEIAIKYKENATVINAIASHHGDTEATSVISVLVAAADALSAARPGARSESLENYIRRLEKLEGISNSFTGVERSFAIQAGREVRIMVQPEIIDDLTAITLARDIRKRIEDELDYPGHIKVTVIRETRAVDYAK, from the coding sequence ATGAATACTATTATTATCAGTGTAGCCTTCGCTATTGTTGCTTTAGTTGTTGGTCTAATTGTAGGATATATCGTCCGAAAATCAACCCACGAAAAAGAACTGGCTGGTGCTAGAAACACTGCAACTGGAATTTTGGAGGAAGCAAAAAGAGAAGCAGAAACCTTAAAAAAAGAAGCTTTGTTAGAAGCGAAGGATGAAAACCACAGATATCGAACTGAAATTGAGAGTGAGCTAAAAGAGCGCAGAAGCGATATTTTAAAACAAGAAAATCGGTTGGTCCAACGTGAAGAAAACTTAGATCGTAAAGACGATGGATTAGAAAAACGTGAACGTACTCTTGAAGCAAAAGAAGAAAAATTAAGTTCAAGACAACAACTAATTGACGATCAAGAGCAAAAGGTAACGGCATTAGTTGAAGAGCAACAACTTGAATTAGAACGGGTAGCCGCTCTTTCACGAGATGAAGCGAAAGACATGATTATGAAAGAAACAGAAGAAGATCTCTCCCACGAACTAGCAGTTATGGTGAAAGAATCTGAACAGAAAGCAAAAGAAGAAGCAGATCGAAAAGCGAAAAATTTAATTTCATTAGCGATTCAACGTTGTGCGGCTGATCAAGTTTCTGAAACAACGGTATCCGTTGTAACGCTACCAAGTGATGAAATGAAAGGTCGAATTATTGGACGCGAAGGTCGAAATATTCGTACTTTAGAGACTTTAACAGGAATTGATTTGATTATCGATGATACACCTGAAGCAGTTATTTTAAGCGGGTTTGATCCAATTCGTCGCGAAATTGCACGAATGACACTTGAAAAACTGATTCAAGATGGACGAATTCATCCAGCTCGAATAGAAGAAATGGTTGAAAAATCAAGAAAAGAAATGGATGAACGCATTCGTGAAATTGGTGAACAAGCTACGTTTGATGTAGGAGTCCACTCATTACATCCAGATTTAATTAAGATTTTAGGACGTTTACGTTTTAGAACAAGTTATGGTCAAAATGTGTTAAATCATTCTATTGAAGTAGCTAAATTAGCTGGTATTTTAGCAGCTGAATTAGGTGAAGATGTTACTTTAGCTAAACGCGCTGGATTACTTCACGATATTGGGAAAGCATTAGATCATGAAATTGAAGGTTCTCATGTCGAAATTGGAGAAGAAATTGCCATTAAATACAAAGAAAATGCTACCGTAATTAATGCGATTGCTTCTCATCATGGAGACACGGAAGCTACTTCTGTTATTTCTGTCCTAGTTGCTGCAGCCGATGCACTATCTGCTGCTAGACCAGGCGCACGAAGCGAATCTTTAGAAAATTATATTCGCCGTCTAGAAAAACTAGAAGGAATTTCGAATAGCTTTACTGGTGTTGAACGCAGTTTTGCTATCCAAGCAGGACGTGAAGTTCGGATTATGGTACAACCAGAAATTATTGATGACTTAACGGCAATCACACTAGCACGAGATATTCGTAAACGAATTGAAGATGAACTGGATTACCCAGGACATATTAAAGTGACAGTTATTCGTGAGACCCGAGCGGTTGACTACGCGAAATAA
- a CDS encoding TIGR00282 family metallophosphoesterase, with protein MRLLFVGDVVGSMGREMVHDYLPKLKRKYRPQVTILNGENAAAGRGITEKIYKSFLQDGVDIVTMGNHTWDNREIFDFIDDAKKMIRPANYPEDTTPGKGMAFIKVNQLELAVINLHGRVFMADLDDPFRKIEDLVDEARQRTPLIFVDFHAETTSEKQAMGWFLDGQVSAVVGTHTHVQTSDARILPQGTAYLTDVGMTGPYDEILGMAKEQVINRFLTQMPTRFEVPKTGRKTLSACYIELDDSTGAAKKIEPILINEDHPFGGDFE; from the coding sequence ATGAGATTATTATTTGTTGGAGATGTAGTAGGTTCGATGGGTCGAGAGATGGTTCATGACTACCTACCTAAATTAAAACGTAAATACCGTCCTCAAGTGACGATTTTAAATGGTGAAAATGCCGCAGCAGGACGTGGAATTACAGAAAAAATATATAAATCTTTTTTACAAGATGGTGTAGATATTGTCACAATGGGGAATCACACATGGGACAATCGAGAAATTTTTGATTTTATTGACGATGCAAAAAAAATGATTCGTCCAGCTAATTATCCTGAAGATACTACGCCAGGTAAAGGCATGGCTTTCATTAAAGTCAATCAACTTGAGTTGGCAGTTATCAATCTTCATGGTCGTGTATTTATGGCTGATTTAGACGATCCTTTTCGAAAAATTGAAGATTTAGTCGATGAAGCAAGACAACGTACACCCCTTATTTTTGTTGATTTCCATGCTGAAACAACAAGTGAAAAACAAGCAATGGGCTGGTTTTTAGATGGTCAGGTTTCAGCTGTAGTTGGAACTCATACCCATGTTCAAACAAGTGATGCGCGAATTTTACCACAAGGTACGGCTTATTTAACAGATGTTGGGATGACTGGACCGTATGATGAAATTTTAGGTATGGCAAAAGAGCAAGTAATCAATCGTTTTTTAACGCAAATGCCAACCCGATTTGAAGTACCAAAAACAGGTCGTAAAACGCTATCAGCTTGTTATATTGAGCTTGATGATAGTACCGGAGCAGCCAAGAAAATTGAACCTATATTAATCAATGAAGACCATCCTTTTGGAGGAGATTTTGAATGA